From Acidothermus cellulolyticus 11B, a single genomic window includes:
- a CDS encoding FmdB family zinc ribbon protein has protein sequence MRERPHIRPFGDPLVPTLPTLDAMAAYDFRCRTCDTVFTVHHPIHEPATGIQCPHGHTDVTRVWSAVSMVGAAGSAGSGCACGGSCCCGG, from the coding sequence ATGCGGGAACGCCCACACATCCGCCCTTTCGGAGATCCGCTTGTCCCTACGCTGCCTACACTGGATGCCATGGCTGCGTATGACTTCCGATGCCGTACCTGCGACACGGTCTTCACCGTGCATCATCCGATCCACGAGCCGGCCACCGGTATCCAGTGCCCGCACGGCCACACGGACGTCACCCGCGTCTGGTCGGCGGTCTCCATGGTGGGGGCGGCGGGTTCCGCGGGGTCAGGCTGCGCCTGCGGCGGCTCGTGCTGCTGCGGCGGCTGA
- a CDS encoding glycosyltransferase yields the protein MGVPALTGLALLAALGWVSIVASRQRFWWPGPWLPPDDGDPLTGWPAVAAVVPARNEAEHLRVTVPTLAGQDYPGRLQIVVVDDESTDDTAATARHILAGQTTTHAWQVIGGEPTPAGWAGKVWAMAQGRRAAGSVDWLWFTDADITHSPDVLRRLVRLGETRRLDVVSVMAVLRTATVWEKLVVPAFVYFFALLYPFRSLMRSGTAAAAVGARTGRSARLPNGRRRPRFAAAGGCLLVRADILDRAGGLAAIRTALIDDLALAKLIAVAGGQEWLGFDTGVRSVRGYQRFADLWRMISRSAYTQLNYSLLRLLGVLLGLGLLFAVPPIAVVVGAAHWQSTGGDAMVATALGAGAWLLASGSLTPTLRRVFRLSPLWAMVFPMVGLLYAAMTAHSAWAYYRGRPVSWRGRAATVTRSGGGHPAASRSRSE from the coding sequence GTGGGCGTTCCCGCATTGACCGGACTGGCTCTTCTCGCCGCACTCGGGTGGGTCTCGATCGTGGCTTCCCGGCAGCGGTTCTGGTGGCCGGGACCCTGGTTGCCGCCTGACGACGGCGACCCTCTCACTGGTTGGCCGGCGGTTGCCGCGGTCGTCCCCGCCCGCAACGAAGCGGAGCATCTGCGGGTCACCGTGCCGACGCTTGCCGGGCAGGACTATCCCGGCCGGTTACAGATCGTGGTGGTCGACGACGAGTCAACCGATGACACGGCCGCAACCGCGCGGCACATCCTCGCCGGACAGACCACCACCCACGCGTGGCAGGTCATCGGTGGTGAACCGACACCCGCGGGATGGGCTGGGAAAGTCTGGGCGATGGCCCAAGGCCGCCGTGCCGCAGGTTCCGTCGATTGGCTCTGGTTCACGGACGCCGACATCACCCACAGCCCGGACGTGCTGCGCCGTCTTGTCCGCTTAGGCGAAACCAGGAGGCTGGACGTCGTCTCCGTGATGGCCGTGCTGCGGACGGCCACGGTATGGGAGAAGCTCGTCGTCCCGGCCTTTGTCTATTTCTTCGCGCTGCTCTACCCGTTCCGGTCGCTGATGCGCAGCGGCACCGCGGCTGCTGCCGTCGGCGCGCGAACCGGCCGGTCCGCTCGGCTACCGAACGGACGGCGCCGACCGCGGTTTGCAGCGGCCGGCGGGTGTCTGTTGGTGCGTGCCGACATCCTCGATCGGGCCGGCGGTCTTGCCGCGATCCGCACCGCGCTGATTGACGACCTCGCACTCGCCAAACTCATTGCGGTTGCCGGGGGTCAAGAGTGGCTCGGCTTCGACACGGGGGTGCGGAGTGTCCGCGGGTATCAGCGGTTCGCCGATCTCTGGCGCATGATTTCCCGCAGCGCCTACACCCAGCTGAATTACTCGCTGCTCCGGCTTCTCGGCGTACTTCTCGGCCTCGGTCTGCTGTTCGCCGTCCCGCCCATCGCCGTCGTGGTCGGCGCGGCACATTGGCAGTCGACCGGTGGCGACGCGATGGTCGCAACCGCGCTTGGCGCCGGAGCCTGGCTGCTGGCAAGCGGCTCGTTGACGCCGACGCTGCGCCGAGTATTCCGGCTTTCACCGCTCTGGGCGATGGTGTTTCCCATGGTGGGCCTGCTATATGCGGCAATGACGGCCCATTCGGCGTGGGCGTATTACCGCGGCCGCCCCGTTTCGTGGCGCGGCCGCGCGGCAACGGTGACCCGGTCCGGCGGCGGGCACCCCGCGGCGTCCAGATCACGATCGGAGTGA
- the metE gene encoding 5-methyltetrahydropteroyltriglutamate--homocysteine S-methyltransferase: MTTTRSSSNRPQGPRSRSTVYGYPRQGPGRQLKKLTEAYWAGRLDADAFLAQTRELRRARWIELRDAGIDEIPSNDFSYYDHVLDTAVMLGALPRRHAPALADAGQSPAARLDRYFALARGNDDAAPLEMTKWFTTNYHYLVPELRPDMEFRLDPTKPLSEFREARELGLTTRPVILGPVSFLLLSKREPGVPGDFQPLSLLGKIICPYLELIRRLFDAGAEWVQFDEPCLVADQPAQVLDAVATAYATLCAEEFRPRLLVATYFDRLGDALPVLADSPVDGIAMDITGPARANIDDLAAIGGIPTKRLVAGVVDGRNVWRTDLAAALSTLGTLLGLAGQVDVSASCSLLHVPLSIEFERQLDPQIAGWLAFARQKLEEIVILTRGLNDGWEAVAGDLQVSAARRATRLASPIVQVDAVRRRAAEAAGLPRTRRSPYAERRIVQRRQLGLPALPTTTIGSFPQTPALRAARAKLRAGELDAAGYEALIEAEIAAVIAEQEAAGLDVLVHGEPERNDMVQYFAEQLDGFLTTAEGWVQSYGTRYVRPPIVVGDVARRGPMTVRWATYAAGRTQKPVKGMLTGPVTMLAWSFVRDDLPRAEVARQVALALRDEVLDLEAAGLRVIQIDEPALRESLPLRNADRAEYLSWAVDAFRLVTSGVRDETQIHTHMCYAEFGDILQALIDMDADVISLEAARSDMAIVTDLARAGYPNDIGPGVWDVHSPRIPTVQEIVDRIHLALKECPADRLWINPDCGLKTRGYAEVRPALANMVAAARAVRAELGLV, encoded by the coding sequence GTGACCACAACACGTTCGTCGTCCAACCGCCCACAGGGGCCGCGCAGCCGCTCCACCGTCTACGGTTATCCGCGGCAAGGGCCCGGGCGGCAGCTCAAGAAACTGACCGAGGCGTACTGGGCCGGACGCCTGGACGCTGACGCGTTCCTGGCGCAGACCCGTGAATTGCGCCGCGCGCGGTGGATCGAACTGCGGGACGCGGGCATCGACGAGATCCCGAGCAACGATTTCTCGTACTACGACCATGTGCTGGACACCGCTGTGATGCTGGGCGCACTGCCGCGGCGGCACGCACCCGCCCTGGCGGACGCCGGCCAGTCCCCCGCCGCGCGCCTGGACCGGTATTTCGCCCTGGCCCGCGGCAACGACGACGCCGCTCCGCTGGAGATGACGAAATGGTTCACCACCAATTACCACTACCTGGTTCCCGAACTCCGGCCGGACATGGAATTCCGACTGGATCCGACGAAGCCCTTGAGTGAATTCCGGGAGGCGAGGGAGCTTGGCCTCACGACACGGCCCGTGATTCTCGGCCCGGTCAGTTTTCTGTTGCTCTCCAAACGGGAGCCCGGCGTCCCGGGCGATTTCCAACCGCTCTCCCTCCTCGGGAAAATCATCTGCCCCTACCTGGAATTGATCCGCCGCCTCTTCGACGCCGGGGCGGAGTGGGTGCAATTCGACGAGCCCTGCCTTGTCGCCGACCAGCCCGCGCAGGTGTTGGACGCAGTCGCCACTGCGTACGCAACCCTGTGCGCGGAGGAATTTCGGCCGCGACTCCTCGTCGCGACGTATTTTGACCGGCTCGGTGACGCCCTCCCCGTTCTTGCCGATTCGCCCGTCGACGGGATCGCCATGGACATCACCGGTCCGGCGCGCGCAAATATCGATGATTTAGCGGCGATCGGCGGCATCCCCACGAAGCGGCTCGTCGCCGGTGTCGTCGACGGCCGCAATGTCTGGCGCACCGACCTCGCTGCGGCGCTGTCCACGCTCGGCACCCTGCTCGGGCTGGCGGGGCAGGTTGATGTGTCAGCGTCGTGCTCCTTGCTGCACGTTCCGTTGAGTATCGAATTCGAGCGGCAGTTGGATCCGCAGATCGCCGGTTGGCTGGCGTTCGCCCGGCAGAAACTCGAGGAAATTGTCATTCTCACCCGCGGGCTCAACGACGGCTGGGAAGCGGTCGCCGGCGACCTGCAGGTCAGTGCGGCGCGGCGGGCGACCCGGCTGGCGTCGCCTATCGTGCAGGTCGATGCGGTCCGGCGCCGGGCGGCCGAAGCGGCAGGTCTTCCGCGGACCCGGCGCAGCCCGTACGCCGAACGGCGGATCGTGCAGCGCCGTCAGCTCGGTCTTCCGGCTCTTCCCACCACGACAATCGGATCCTTCCCGCAGACGCCGGCATTGCGGGCCGCCCGGGCGAAACTCCGGGCCGGCGAATTGGATGCCGCGGGTTACGAGGCTCTTATCGAGGCGGAAATCGCGGCTGTCATCGCCGAACAAGAGGCGGCCGGGCTTGACGTGCTGGTCCACGGCGAGCCGGAACGGAACGACATGGTGCAGTACTTCGCCGAGCAACTCGACGGTTTTCTCACCACCGCGGAAGGATGGGTTCAGTCGTACGGCACCCGCTACGTCCGGCCGCCTATCGTGGTCGGGGATGTCGCGCGCCGCGGGCCGATGACGGTCCGGTGGGCGACGTACGCCGCGGGCCGTACGCAAAAACCGGTCAAGGGCATGCTGACCGGCCCGGTGACGATGCTTGCCTGGTCGTTCGTCCGCGACGACCTTCCCCGGGCGGAGGTGGCGCGACAAGTCGCTCTTGCGCTGCGCGATGAGGTGCTGGATTTGGAGGCGGCCGGGTTACGGGTCATTCAAATCGACGAACCGGCGCTGCGCGAATCGTTGCCGCTGCGGAATGCAGATCGCGCCGAATACCTGAGCTGGGCGGTCGACGCCTTTCGGCTCGTCACCTCCGGCGTCCGCGACGAAACACAAATTCACACCCACATGTGTTACGCGGAATTCGGCGACATTCTGCAGGCGCTCATCGACATGGACGCCGACGTCATCAGCCTGGAGGCCGCCCGCTCGGATATGGCGATTGTCACGGATCTGGCCCGCGCCGGGTATCCGAACGACATCGGACCAGGAGTGTGGGACGTGCATTCGCCGCGCATTCCCACCGTGCAGGAAATCGTCGACCGCATTCACTTGGCGCTGAAGGAGTGTCCCGCTGATCGGCTCTGGATCAATCCGGACTGCGGGTTGAAGACCCGCGGCTACGCCGAGGTGCGCCCTGCACTGGCGAACATGGTCGCCGCTGCGCGCGCCGTCCGGGCTGAGCTCGGTTTGGTCTGA
- a CDS encoding ribonucleoside-diphosphate reductase subunit alpha, protein MRVRKRNGDTEPVDVNKIVRAVERWADDLTDVDPLRVATKTISGLYDGATTAELDRLSIQTAAELIAEEPQYSKLAARLLAAYIEKEVHNQGIASFSQSIALGHAEGLIGDETARFVKDNARKFDFAIDPKGDQRFEYFGLRTVYDRYLLRHPTSRLVIETPQYFLLRVACGLARTPAEAIEFYRLMSELAYLPSSATLFNSGTRHPQMSSCYLVDSPRDELDSIYARYHQVARLSKFAGGIGIGFSRVRSRGALIRGTNGHSNGIVPFLKTLDASVAAVNQGGRRKGAACVYLEPWHPDIEEFLELRDNTGEDARRTYNLNLANWIPDEFMRRVEADELWSLIDPDQAPELVDLWGADFDAAYRRAEAEGRYVRQVRARDLYAKMMRTLAETGNGWMTFKDACNAKCNQTGRPGNVVHLSNLCTEIVEVNRDDEIAVCNLGSINLARHVRDGAVDWDRLRRTVQIAVPLLDRVVDINFYPTPEAARSNEKWRPIGLGVMGLQDVFFALRLPFDSGEALELSTRIAEEIYLTALEVSAELAAEYGPHPAFPETRAAAGYLQPDLWGVTPTQQERYAAIKERIAAVGLRNSLLIAIAPTATIASIAGCYESIEPMVSNLFKRETLSGEFLQVNTALVNELKTRGLWTKEIREAIKRADGSVQGLTVLPEEVRRVFRTAWELPQKALIDLAAARGPYIDQSQSLNLFMAAPTISKLSSMYRYAWASGLKTTYYLRSRPATRIQQATVTVTSSDDVRDVMANPSTSKPATSCSLENPETCEVCQ, encoded by the coding sequence ATGCGAGTCCGGAAACGTAACGGTGACACCGAGCCGGTCGACGTCAACAAAATCGTCCGCGCCGTCGAACGATGGGCCGACGACCTCACCGATGTCGACCCGCTGCGCGTTGCAACCAAAACCATCAGCGGTTTGTATGACGGCGCGACGACAGCGGAGCTCGACCGGCTCTCCATCCAGACGGCGGCGGAACTCATCGCCGAGGAGCCGCAGTACTCCAAGCTCGCCGCACGCCTTCTCGCGGCGTACATCGAAAAAGAGGTGCACAACCAGGGGATCGCCTCGTTCAGCCAATCGATTGCGTTAGGGCACGCCGAAGGGCTGATCGGCGACGAAACAGCCCGGTTCGTCAAGGACAACGCCCGGAAATTCGATTTCGCGATCGACCCGAAGGGCGACCAGCGGTTCGAGTATTTCGGACTCCGCACGGTGTACGACCGGTACCTGCTGCGGCACCCGACGAGCCGGCTCGTCATCGAGACTCCGCAGTATTTCCTGTTGCGGGTCGCGTGCGGTCTGGCCCGGACGCCTGCGGAGGCGATCGAGTTCTACCGGCTCATGTCGGAACTCGCCTACCTGCCGAGCAGCGCAACGCTGTTCAATTCCGGGACTCGGCATCCGCAGATGTCCTCGTGCTATCTCGTCGACTCACCGCGCGATGAACTCGATTCCATTTACGCTCGCTACCACCAGGTGGCGCGGCTGTCGAAGTTCGCCGGCGGCATTGGGATCGGATTCTCACGGGTCCGTTCCCGGGGTGCGCTGATCCGGGGTACCAATGGGCATTCGAACGGCATCGTGCCTTTCTTGAAGACGCTCGACGCGTCGGTCGCCGCGGTCAACCAGGGCGGACGACGCAAGGGTGCGGCGTGTGTCTACCTCGAGCCGTGGCATCCCGACATCGAGGAATTCCTCGAACTGCGGGACAACACCGGGGAGGACGCCCGGCGCACATACAACCTGAATCTAGCGAATTGGATTCCCGACGAATTCATGCGCCGGGTCGAGGCCGACGAGCTCTGGTCGTTGATCGACCCGGATCAGGCCCCCGAGCTGGTCGACCTGTGGGGTGCTGACTTTGACGCCGCGTACCGGCGGGCGGAGGCGGAAGGCCGATACGTGCGGCAGGTCCGGGCCCGGGACCTGTACGCAAAAATGATGCGCACCTTGGCGGAGACCGGCAACGGCTGGATGACGTTCAAGGACGCGTGCAACGCCAAGTGCAACCAGACCGGCCGTCCGGGGAACGTCGTCCATCTCTCCAACCTCTGCACGGAGATCGTTGAGGTGAATCGGGACGACGAAATAGCCGTCTGCAACCTCGGTTCAATCAATCTTGCCCGGCACGTCCGCGATGGCGCGGTGGATTGGGACCGGCTGCGCCGGACGGTGCAGATCGCCGTGCCGCTCCTCGACCGGGTCGTCGACATCAATTTCTACCCGACGCCGGAGGCGGCCCGGTCCAATGAGAAGTGGCGGCCGATCGGACTCGGCGTGATGGGCCTGCAGGACGTCTTCTTCGCGCTCCGTCTCCCGTTCGATTCGGGTGAGGCCTTGGAGCTCTCCACCCGTATCGCCGAGGAGATTTATCTCACCGCGCTCGAGGTCTCTGCGGAATTGGCGGCGGAGTACGGCCCGCATCCCGCCTTTCCGGAGACCCGGGCCGCCGCCGGCTACCTGCAGCCGGACCTGTGGGGGGTCACTCCGACCCAACAGGAGCGTTACGCCGCCATCAAGGAACGAATCGCGGCGGTCGGATTGCGGAATTCGCTGCTGATCGCCATCGCGCCGACGGCAACGATCGCGTCCATCGCCGGCTGTTACGAGAGCATCGAACCGATGGTGTCGAACCTCTTCAAACGAGAGACCCTGTCGGGTGAGTTTCTCCAGGTGAATACGGCGCTGGTCAACGAACTCAAGACCCGTGGTCTGTGGACCAAGGAGATCCGGGAAGCTATCAAGCGGGCTGACGGTTCGGTGCAGGGCCTGACGGTGCTGCCTGAGGAGGTGCGGCGCGTGTTCCGCACCGCGTGGGAGCTTCCGCAGAAGGCGCTCATCGATTTGGCCGCGGCGCGCGGTCCGTACATCGACCAGTCGCAATCGCTGAACCTCTTCATGGCGGCGCCGACGATATCCAAGCTGTCGTCGATGTACCGCTATGCCTGGGCGTCCGGGCTCAAGACGACGTACTACCTGCGGTCGCGCCCGGCGACACGCATTCAACAGGCGACCGTGACGGTGACCTCGTCGGACGACGTCCGGGACGTCATGGCTAATCCGTCAACAAGTAAGCCGGCAACGAGTTGTTCCCTGGAAAATCCCGAGACCTGTGAGGTGTGCCAATGA
- a CDS encoding ribonucleotide-diphosphate reductase subunit beta — translation MTTNLTLQTNIADHERHALLDPGMDLTLRPMRYPHFFERFKAAIRNTWTVEEVDLHSDLADLRKLSPAEHHLVKRLVAFFATGDTIVANNLVLNLYQHINSPEARLYLSRQLFEEAVHVQFYLALLDTYITDERERAEAFAAIENIPSIKRKADFCFRWIDSIFDLRELRTAADRRSFLLNLICFAACIEGLFFYGAFAYVYFLRSRGLLNGLASGTNWVFRDESMHMAFAFDVIDTVRREEPELFDDELARQAREMLAEAVDCETQFAEDLLGQGVPGMSLADMRSYLEHVADRRCVQLGLEPIYGSPNPFTFMELQDVQELSNFFERRVAAYQIGVSGEVAFDEEF, via the coding sequence ATGACTACGAATCTGACCTTGCAGACCAATATCGCCGACCATGAACGGCACGCGCTGCTCGATCCGGGCATGGACCTCACCCTGCGCCCGATGCGCTATCCCCACTTCTTCGAGCGGTTCAAGGCGGCCATCCGGAACACATGGACGGTCGAAGAGGTCGACCTGCATTCCGACCTGGCCGATTTGCGCAAGCTCTCGCCGGCGGAACACCACTTGGTGAAGCGTTTGGTCGCGTTCTTCGCCACCGGTGACACGATTGTTGCGAACAACCTCGTGCTCAACCTGTATCAACACATCAACTCACCGGAGGCCCGCCTTTACCTCTCCCGGCAGTTGTTCGAGGAAGCCGTGCACGTGCAGTTCTACCTCGCGTTGCTCGACACCTACATTACCGACGAGAGGGAGAGGGCTGAGGCATTTGCGGCGATTGAGAACATTCCGTCGATCAAACGGAAGGCAGATTTCTGCTTCCGCTGGATCGACTCCATTTTCGATCTGCGTGAGCTCCGGACGGCGGCCGACCGGCGGTCGTTCCTGCTCAACCTCATCTGTTTCGCCGCATGCATTGAAGGACTCTTCTTCTACGGAGCCTTCGCGTACGTGTATTTCCTCCGCTCGCGCGGGCTGCTCAATGGACTGGCATCCGGCACCAACTGGGTCTTCCGCGACGAGTCGATGCACATGGCGTTCGCCTTCGACGTCATTGACACGGTACGACGCGAGGAGCCGGAGCTTTTCGACGACGAATTAGCACGTCAGGCACGGGAGATGCTCGCCGAGGCGGTCGATTGTGAGACTCAGTTCGCTGAGGACCTGCTTGGGCAGGGCGTTCCGGGCATGTCGCTGGCCGACATGCGAAGCTATCTCGAGCACGTTGCGGACCGTCGCTGTGTGCAGCTTGGCCTCGAACCCATCTATGGTTCACCAAATCCCTTCACCTTCATGGAGCTGCAGGACGTGCAGGAGTTGTCGAACTTCTTTGAGCGGCGGGTCGCGGCGTATCAAATCGGAGTGAGCGGCGAAGTCGCCTTCGACGAGGAGTTCTAG
- a CDS encoding MBL fold metallo-hydrolase: MSVRSGRRADTWADARAALEAPLTGYRIDVLRAGFTSSDSQSVAAACTITVIQGQKTILVDVGAPWERDLLIDLLNAYGLSAHQVDVVVCTHGHSDHVGNLNLFPDALLIVGYDICHRRAYLPHQLWREDFAIDGDVHVTATPGHSGEDVSVFVSTGDGRYAVVGDLFECADDLANETLWREHSRFPAAQEQHRARVLRYADLIIPGHGPSFPGRAAGG, from the coding sequence GTGAGCGTCCGATCAGGCCGGCGCGCCGACACCTGGGCCGACGCCAGAGCCGCACTGGAGGCACCGTTGACCGGATACCGAATAGACGTGCTCCGCGCCGGGTTCACCAGCTCGGATTCGCAGAGCGTGGCGGCGGCGTGCACCATCACAGTGATCCAGGGTCAGAAGACAATTCTTGTCGACGTCGGAGCACCGTGGGAACGAGACCTCCTGATTGATCTGCTCAACGCCTACGGATTATCGGCGCACCAGGTCGATGTCGTCGTCTGCACCCACGGGCACTCCGACCACGTCGGGAACCTCAACCTCTTTCCCGACGCGCTCCTTATTGTTGGATACGACATCTGCCATCGCCGTGCATACCTGCCCCACCAGCTCTGGCGTGAGGACTTCGCCATTGACGGCGACGTGCACGTTACCGCGACGCCCGGCCACAGCGGCGAGGATGTCAGCGTTTTCGTTTCCACCGGCGATGGCCGGTACGCCGTCGTCGGTGACCTCTTCGAATGCGCCGACGACCTGGCCAATGAGACCCTTTGGCGCGAACACAGCCGGTTCCCCGCTGCTCAAGAACAGCACCGTGCGCGGGTGCTGCGCTACGCCGACCTCATCATTCCGGGCCACGGGCCGTCGTTTCCGGGCCGAGCCGCGGGCGGGTAA
- the smpB gene encoding SsrA-binding protein SmpB: MARESGRKLIASNKKARHDYHIEDTYEAGIVLTGTEVKSLRAGRASLVDGFALIKDGEVWLQNVHIPEYAEGSWTNHEPRRPRKLLLHKREILRLLGKTRETGLTLVPLSLYFRDGKAKVELALARGKRAYDKRQALAERHAQREIARALGRRVKGHRM, encoded by the coding sequence ATGGCCCGGGAGAGTGGTCGCAAGCTCATCGCGAGCAACAAGAAAGCTCGGCACGACTACCACATTGAGGACACCTACGAGGCCGGCATCGTTCTCACCGGCACGGAGGTCAAGTCGTTGCGCGCCGGCCGCGCCTCGCTCGTGGATGGCTTCGCATTGATCAAGGACGGGGAAGTCTGGCTGCAGAATGTGCATATCCCCGAGTACGCCGAGGGGAGCTGGACCAATCACGAACCACGCCGGCCGCGGAAACTGCTTTTGCACAAGCGGGAAATCTTGCGCCTGCTGGGCAAGACTCGGGAGACCGGACTGACCCTGGTGCCGCTGTCGTTGTATTTCCGGGACGGGAAGGCGAAAGTCGAACTTGCGCTGGCGCGTGGGAAGCGCGCGTACGACAAGCGGCAAGCGTTGGCGGAACGGCATGCGCAGCGGGAGATTGCGCGCGCGCTAGGGCGGCGGGTCAAGGGACACCGCATGTGA
- a CDS encoding S41 family peptidase, translating to MRISRRSRWVRIGGAVLALASIYSAGVVTGVLGSSGSAPQRPAAAPSSPGFLDQVEQTILRNAAKPVTADELDRSAIRGMLDALDDKWSSYYSAADFASFENVMNGQYTGVGLWVHRDASGAVTVLNVQAGSPADRAGVRSGDVVLAVGGVPVAGRSIADVVTALRGDAGTTVTLTYRRGDVVRTVTMRRSAVASEDVTAATQNGVMIIKVSAFSRGVANRVRALDSLARTQRDRGIVLDLRGNPGGLLEEGVQTASVFLDGGLVATFVRRGAQPVALKAAPGGDIATPLAVLVDGGTASAAEIVAGALQDRQRAVVVGSPTFGKGSVQQPIPLADGSAIEFTVGTYLTPAGRSLDGVGVQPDVPVAANAPPSLALEEAVDVISGLLANAGTSGHG from the coding sequence GTGCGGATCTCGCGTCGTTCACGATGGGTTCGTATCGGGGGCGCGGTTCTCGCGCTTGCCTCGATCTATAGCGCCGGTGTGGTGACCGGCGTTCTCGGGAGCAGCGGTTCCGCCCCGCAGCGACCGGCCGCCGCGCCTAGTTCCCCCGGCTTTCTGGACCAGGTGGAACAGACAATTCTGCGCAACGCCGCGAAACCGGTCACGGCGGACGAGCTCGATCGCTCCGCTATCCGCGGAATGCTCGACGCGCTGGACGACAAATGGTCCAGCTATTATTCCGCGGCGGATTTTGCCTCGTTCGAAAATGTCATGAATGGTCAATACACCGGTGTCGGTTTGTGGGTGCACCGTGATGCGTCCGGTGCGGTGACCGTTCTCAACGTGCAGGCGGGTTCACCGGCGGATCGAGCCGGTGTGCGCAGCGGGGACGTCGTTCTTGCCGTCGGCGGCGTCCCGGTTGCCGGGCGGTCGATTGCCGATGTCGTGACCGCGCTCCGTGGCGATGCCGGGACGACGGTCACCCTCACCTACCGGCGTGGTGACGTCGTCCGCACGGTGACGATGCGGCGGAGCGCGGTGGCGAGTGAGGATGTCACGGCTGCCACACAGAACGGAGTCATGATCATCAAGGTGAGTGCGTTCAGTCGTGGCGTCGCCAACCGGGTTCGCGCGTTGGATTCGCTGGCGCGGACCCAACGGGACCGCGGGATTGTGCTGGATTTGCGGGGGAATCCCGGCGGCCTGCTCGAAGAGGGGGTCCAGACGGCATCGGTGTTTCTTGACGGCGGCCTGGTGGCCACGTTCGTACGACGCGGCGCTCAGCCGGTCGCGCTCAAGGCTGCCCCAGGGGGCGACATCGCGACGCCGCTGGCTGTTCTCGTGGATGGGGGGACGGCGAGCGCCGCGGAGATCGTCGCCGGTGCGCTGCAGGACCGGCAACGGGCGGTGGTGGTCGGCAGCCCGACCTTCGGCAAGGGGTCGGTGCAGCAGCCGATTCCGTTGGCCGACGGCTCGGCGATCGAGTTCACCGTCGGCACGTATCTCACGCCGGCGGGACGTTCCCTCGACGGGGTTGGGGTGCAGCCGGATGTCCCGGTCGCGGCGAATGCTCCGCCGTCGCTGGCGCTCGAGGAGGCTGTCGACGTCATATCCGGGTTGCTCGCCAACGCGGGTACGAGTGGACACGGTTGA
- the ftsX gene encoding permease-like cell division protein FtsX — MRLRFVLSELAISLRRNVLMLFAVVVITAFSLFLFGIALLVQRQVDLSQHYWYQRLQVSVYLCAEHSTNPNCPTAATPEQVQQVGQTLNSLRPLVQSVQFIDQQQAYEIFKEEFKDLPDLVKSTPPDALPESFTVKLADPSKFDVVRQAVENQPGVDQVQDEHTFLKKLFDIAASARNFAIALAIFVVIAAIVMIGVAVQVSAASRRRETGIMRLVGASNLYIQLPFLLEGMLAGLGGALLGFGFVAATKYFFIDHTLRPVLAPLGSLIEWPAVLGTLPYLALAGVVIAGLASFATLQTYMLRQRI; from the coding sequence ATGCGATTACGCTTCGTGCTCTCTGAGCTTGCGATCAGCCTGCGCCGGAACGTGCTCATGCTCTTCGCCGTCGTCGTCATCACGGCGTTCTCGCTGTTTCTCTTCGGCATCGCATTGCTCGTGCAGCGCCAGGTCGATCTCAGCCAGCACTATTGGTACCAACGCCTCCAGGTGTCGGTCTATTTGTGCGCCGAACACAGCACGAACCCGAATTGCCCGACCGCGGCGACGCCGGAGCAGGTCCAGCAGGTCGGGCAGACGCTCAACAGCCTGCGGCCGTTGGTCCAGAGCGTGCAATTCATTGATCAGCAGCAGGCGTACGAGATTTTCAAGGAAGAGTTCAAAGATCTCCCCGATTTGGTGAAGAGCACCCCGCCGGATGCGCTCCCGGAATCCTTCACCGTTAAGCTCGCGGATCCCAGCAAGTTCGACGTCGTGCGCCAGGCGGTGGAGAATCAACCGGGCGTCGACCAGGTGCAAGATGAGCACACATTCCTCAAAAAGTTGTTCGACATTGCGGCGAGCGCCCGGAATTTCGCCATCGCGTTGGCGATTTTCGTCGTGATTGCCGCCATCGTGATGATCGGTGTTGCGGTTCAGGTCTCGGCCGCAAGCCGCCGCCGCGAAACCGGGATCATGCGGTTGGTCGGCGCGTCGAATTTGTATATTCAGCTCCCCTTTCTGCTCGAGGGGATGCTGGCCGGCCTCGGCGGCGCCCTCCTCGGTTTTGGCTTTGTCGCCGCGACGAAGTACTTCTTCATCGACCACACGCTGCGGCCGGTGCTGGCGCCGCTCGGCTCGCTCATCGAGTGGCCGGCCGTGCTTGGCACGCTGCCTTATCTCGCGCTCGCAGGTGTCGTCATCGCGGGTCTGGCGTCTTTTGCCACCTTGCAGACGTACATGCTGCGGCAGCGGATTTAG